The Streptomyces sp. NBC_00459 DNA segment CGGTCCGGTGGGTCGTAGAGGAACACCTGACGGGACACGTCCTGTCTCCATTGAATCGAATGATTTTCGGCATCCGCGGCGCTGCCGCGACCGCTTCACCCTACTGCTGCCGACGATCACGGTGCGCCCGCACCACCTCCGACCGCGGCGTCCTCGCCCGGGGGTTCCTCGCGCGGCGCCAGGGAGGCGAAGTCGCCGGTGTCCCCGAGGCGGACGAGAAAGGGCCTGAGGCGGGTGTAACGGATCGCGGTGATGGAACAAGGTTCTACGGACACCCGTTGAAAGAGGTCGAGATGAAGCCCGAGCGCGTCCGCGACCAGGGACTTGATGATGTCGCCGTGCGAGCACATGAGGTAGACGGCGTCGGCGCCGTGATCGGCCTCCACGCGCGCGTTCCACTCACGTACGGCTTCGGCCGCGCGCGTCTGCATGGCCCGCATGGACTCACCGCCGGGAAAGGCGGCGGCGGACGGGTGGGCCTGGACGACCTGCATCAGCGGCTCGTCCGTCAGCTCGGCGAGTTTGCGCCCGGACCAGTCCCCGTAGTCGCACTCCGTGATCCGCTCCTCGGTGTGCGGGCGCAGTTCCGGCCTGGCTTCGAGAAGCGGCCGGATCGTCTCCTGACAGCGCTGGAGCGGGCTGGTGACGACCTCGGAGATCGGCAGTTCGGCGAGGCGCCCGGGCAGTGCGGCGGCCTGCGCGGCGCCCCGCTCGTCGAGGGCGACGCCGGGTGTACGGCCGGCGAGCACTCCAGAGGTGTTGGCGGTGGACCGTCCGTGCCGGACGAGGATCAGCGTGGGCATGCGGCCCAGGGTAGGCGTACGGCTCCCGCAGGGCGGCCGGGGTGCTTTTCCGGCCGGGCGGCGGGAGAATGCGCATCGTGATCGTCGACTGCGCCATCTACCGTGACGGACGCCGTACGGAGGAGCCCGCGGACTTCTCCGACGCCCTCGACGAGTGCCGTGCGGACGACGTCGGCGACGCGTTCGTCTGGGTCGGCCTGCACGAGCCGACGGAGAAGGAGTTCGAGCAGGTCACGCAGGATTTCGGACTGCACCCCCTGGCCGTCGAGGACGCCCTCAAGGCGCATCAGCGGCCGAAACTGGAGGTGTACGACGACTCGCTGTTCATGGTGCTCAAGCCGGTCGGGTACGAACCGAAGGCCGACATCGTCTCCTCGGGCGAGATCATGGTCTTCATCGGCGACTCCTTCGTGGTGACCGTGCGGCACGGCGAGGAGGCGCCCCTCGCGGCAGTACGGCACCGCCTGGAGGCGGAGCCCGAGATGCTGCGGCACGGCCCCACCGCGGTGCTGTACACGATCGCCGACGCCGTCGTCGACCACTACGTGGAAGTGGCGGACGAACTGGGCACCGACCTGGAGGAGTTGGAGGCGGAGGTGTTCTCACCGTCGGGTGGGGGCTCGCGCCACACGGCGTCCCGCATCTACACCTTCAAACGGCAGATCCTTGAGTTCCGCCGCGCCACCGGCCCCTTGGCGACACCGCTCGGCAGGCTCTCGGGCACGGGCCTGTTCGGCGCGCGCGTGCCCTTCGTCCACGAGAAGGCCGAGCCCTTCTTCCGGGACGTCAGCGACCACCTCACGCGCGTGAACGAGTCCGTGGAGGGCCTGGACCGCCTGGTATCCGACGTGCTGTCGGCCCACCTCGCGCAGATGAGCGTCCGGCAGAACGACGACATGCGGAAGATCTCCGCGTTCGCGGCGATGGCCGCGTTCCCCACGATGGTCGCGGGAATCTACGGCATGAACTTCGACCACATGCCGGAACTCCGCTGGGTCTGGTCGTACCCCGCGCTGATCGCGGGGATGGCCGTGGTGGAGGTCCTGCTCTACCGGATGTTCAAGCGCCGGGGCTGGCTGTAACACGGTTGTCTGGCCGCCGTGCCCCGTTGGGCGGCACGGCTCAGGCGAACTCGGGCGACACGGTCGCCGGGCCGCCCAGGGCGTCGCGTCGCTCGGGCATCCGCAGGGAGACCATGCGGCGCCAGCCGACGGCGCGCTCGTAGACGTACACCGCGCGGATGCCCGCCGCGAGGAGCGCCGTCTTGGGCCTCCGCCAGCCCAGGACACGCCCCATGTGCGACATCACCGCGAGGCTGACGTCCCGGTAGACGCGGATCTCGGCGAGCGCGCACTCGCGCAGCGTCCGCTGGATGGCCCGGCCGTGGCCTGCGGCCGCGAAGCGGAGGAGTTCCTCGTGGCAGTAGGCGAGGTGGTTGTCCTCGTCGCGGGAGATCATCCGCACCGCGCGGCCGAGGTCGGGGTGGTCACCGAAGTGCCTGCGCAGCAGCTCCATCTCCTCGGAGGCGCGCTGCTCGGTGACGCGGCTGTGGGCGAGGTAGGTGACGATGTCCCGCACGGTCAGCGGTTCGTCGCTCTTGAGCTTCTCGTGCGGGAGACCGATGCCCCGCCGCTCCAGCAGCATCGTGTAGTCGGTGTCGGCCGGGACGTCGACGGGCTGGAGACCACGCTTCTTCATGAGGGCGTTGAAGATCCGCCCGTGCTTGTCCTCGTCCGCGCCGTGGCGGCTGATCCTGGGGGCGAGTGCGCGTTCACTCGCCGGGACGAGCGCGGCGATCCGGGCGTTCTCCCAGCCGCCCTGGGACTCCCCGCCGGCCGCGATGGAGCAGAAGAGGCGGAAGGAATCGTCGTTGTCGAGGATCTCCTGGAACAGGCTCCTGGCCGAAAGCATCAGAGGCACCTCTCGCAGGTCTGCGGTGTTCCGCGAACGTGGAGGAACGTTGAAGAACGTGTCAGACAACGAGTCAAATGCGGTACCTGGAACGCTGCAACAGCTGTGCCGGACAACTCCGCCGAAAGAAGGACCAGCGGGGGCGCGCCGGGACGTAAGTACAGGTGTCCGGAGGGTGCCGGGGCCGTAACCACCGGGTCCGCGGCGCGTTGTGCTCCGTGACGGCCGTGGCGGGGAAGACCCCCCGAGCCCCCACCACGGCCGCGGAACTTCTTGCTCCTTCTCCTTCCCCTACGCGAGTCCGGCGCGCTCCAGGGCGTCGGTGCCGGCACGGAGCGAGGCGAGGCGCTCGTCGAGCGTGAAGCCGGCCGGGGCGAGGGTGAGCGTGGTGACACCGGCCGCGGCATAGGCCTGCATCCGGTCGGCGATCCGGTCCACCGAGCCGAGCAGCGTCGTCTGGTCGATCAGGTCGTGCGGAATGGCCGCCGCGGCGCCTTCCTTGTCGCCGGACAAGTACTTGTCCTGGATCTCGGCGGCTTCCTTCTCGTATCCCATGCGCTGGGCGAGCTGGTTGTAGAAGTTCTGCTTGCGGCTGCCCATGCCGCCCACGTACAGGGCGGTGTACGGCCGGAAGGTGTCGGCGAGCGTCGCCACGTCCTTGTCGTCGCCGACGGCGAGCGGCAGCGTCGGGCAGACGTCGAACCCTTCGAGGGTCTTGCCGGCCTTCTCGCGCCCCGCGCGCAGGTACTGGATGGCGGTGTCCTCGATGTGCGCGGCGGACGGGAAGATCAGCAGCGCCCCGTCGGCGATCTCGCCGGTCTGTTCGAGGTTCTTGGGACCGATCGCGGCGATGTAGAGCGGGATGTGCTCGCGCTCGGGATGCACGGTCAGCTTGATGGGCTTGCCGGGGCCGCCGGGCAGCGGCAGCGTCCAGTGCTCACCGTCGTGGGAGAGCCGCTCACGGCTCATCGCCTTGCGTACGATCTCCACGTACTCGCGGGTGCGGGAGAGCGGCTTGTCGAACTTGACGCCGTACCAGCCCTCGGAGACCTGCGGCCCCGAGACACCGAGGCCGAGCCGGAACCGCCCACCCGAGAGCGAGTCCAGTGTCGCGGCGGTCATCGCGGTCATCGCGGGCTGCCGGGCCGGAATCTGGAAGATGGCCGAACCGACGTCGATGCGCTCGGTCTGGGCGGCGACCCAGGTGAGCACGGTGGCCGCGTCCGAGCCGTAGGCCTCGGCGGCCCAGCAGACGGCGTATCCGAGGCGGTCGGCCTCCTGCGCGACGGCCAGATTGTCCGCGTCCATTCCGGCGCCCCAGTAGCCGAGGTTGATCCCGAGCTGCATGGCCGATTCCCCTTACCGATCAGTAACGTCCCTTGTACGACCGACACTAGCGCGTCAGCCCCCGGCGGCGATGGGGCGTGGATCTCGCCGGCCCGGAGTTTGGGTCCCCCGGGGGATGGGACGGGCAGGGGCGGTGGGGGCGAGGAAACCGTTGTCCACAGGCAACCCACTTGGTCAGCTCTGGCCAGTAATCTCGGCGTTCATGGAGCAGAGGCATCTCGGCCGTACCGGCCTGCGTGTGTCCCGGATCGGACTCGGCACCCTGACATGGGGCCGGGACACCGACGAGCATGACGCCGCGGCCCTGTTGAAAGCGTTCTGGGAAGCGGGCGGAACGCTCGTCGACACCGCGGACGTGTACGGCGACGGAGAGGCCGAGTATCTGCTCGGGCAGCTCATGGAGGGGCTCGTACCGCGCCGCGACCTGGTCATCTCGACCAAGGCCGGCAGCGTCCCCGACCCCGACCGCCGCGTCGACGGCTCCCGCGGCCACCTCCTCGCCGCCCTCGACGCCTCCCTCACCCGCCTCGGCACGGACTACGTCGACGTCTGGCACATCCACGCCTACGACCCCGACACCCCCCTGGAGGAAACCCTCCAGGCCCTCGACCTCGCCGTCAGCAGCGGACGCGCCCGATACGCCGGCGTCTCCAACTTCTGCGGCTGGCAGCTGGCCAAGGCGGCGACCTGGCAGCTCTCGGCACCGGGCATACGGACGCGGCTGTCCAGCACCCAGCTGGAGTACTCGCTGCTCCAGCGCGGCATCGAACGCGAGGTGCTGCCCGCCGCACTCGACCTGGGCGTCGGACTCCTGCCCTCCTCGCCGCTCGGCCGCGGCGTCCTCACGGGCAAGTACCGCAACTCGACCCCGGCGGACTCCCGGGGTGCCTCGGAGCATCTGGCGCCCTTTGTCGCCCCGTATCTCGACGACACGGCGAGCCGCATCGTGGACGCGGTGCAGACGGCGGCCGACGGACTCGCGGTGACGCCGTTGCAGGTGGCGCTCGCCTGGATCCGCGACCGGCCCGGCGTGGCCGCCCCGATCGTCGGCGCGCGCAACGCGCAGCAGCTCACGGCCGCATTGTCAGTGGAGACCCTTAGTCTTCCTGACGAGATCTGCCGGGCGCTCGACGACGTGTCAGCACCCGTGCACCGCTATCCCGATCACGACTGGAGCACGCTGTGACCACGGAGCCCGACACCACGGAGGAAGCCGAGCCGGGGACCCCGGGCACCCCCGAGGAGGCCGCCCAGGACACGGCGGACGATTCGTCGACCGAGCAGACCGCGACCGCAGAAAGCACCGAGAACAGCGGTGGCGTCGCCGGGCAACTGTCCGAGGCCGAGGCCGAACTGGCCGCCCAGCGGGAGCTCCGGGAGCGGATCGAGCGGCGCAAGGCCGAGAAGAAGGGGCCGATCGCGAGCGGCACCAAGCTCAGCGGGACGGCCGCCGATCTGATGGCGGCCGTCCGGGCCGTGGAGAGCGGGGAGAAGCCCGCGGCGGCCATCGCCTTCCGCGCACCGGAGTCCCGGCCCACGTCCGGGCCCGGAACCCCTGCCGCACGACCTTCGGTCCCCCCCGCCACCTCCCCCTCCTCCGCCTTCTCGTCCACGGCCGTTCCCGCAAGGCGGCCCCAGCCCGTCGCGCCCGCCGTCGGCGACACCGCGTCCACTCCGGAAGCCGTCGAGGCCGTGCGGGGCGTACTGACCGAAGGGGGCGCGCCGGACACCCTCGCGCTCCAGGTCGTGGCGGCGCTCGGCGCCGGAGCGGACGAACAACTGCGCGCGGATCCCTGGCAGTTGCTCCAGGTCGCCGGGGTGCGGCCCGAACAGGCCGACGGGTTCGCGCGGGCCTTGCTCGGCGCCGAGTGCGGTCCGGACGACGAGCGGCGGGGCCGGGCGCTCACGGTGTGGCTGCTGGAGCAGGCCGCCGTGGCCGGACACACGGTGCTGGACGCCTCCGCCCTGACCGCCGCGCTCACGCAGCGCGGCGTGCCGGACGCGGACACCGCCGTACAGAGCGCGGTCGCGGAGGGCGAGGCCCTGGAGTTCCAGGACGCGGTCGAGGAAGCCGCACTACCCGCTGCGGGCGGACAAACCGACGAGGACGACGCTGACGACGAGGCCGCCGAGCGCCCTGTTCGCGTGCTCATCGGGCTGGAGCGGTACGCGCTCGCCGAGGAGAGCCTCGCCGACGGGCTGGCCCGGATCGTCAACTCGCTGCCCAAGGAGGCGGCCGAGGACTGGGAGTCGTCGGCCAGGGCGTCGGGCTCCGGTTCCGCGGCCGAGTTGATCCGTGCCGTCGCCGGACACGGGCTCGTGCTGCACAGCGGCGGCGACACGGCACGCGCCGAACCGGCCGCCCTCGTCGCCGCTGCCCGTTCTCTGGGCCTGCGGGTCTGCGCGGCGGCCCACACACCCGACGGGCGCCGCCGTTTCGCGGCACTTCTCGCGCCCGAGACCGCGCCCGAGGACGCCTCCGACGCGGTCTCGGAGCCAGGGTCGGAGTCGGACTCCGTCGTCACCGTCGCGGGACTGCTGGCCGGGGCCGAGGGGCCCGGGCGGGACGCCGAGGGGGCGTTCGAAGTCGATCTGCTGGTCGTGCTGGACGCGCCGCAGCTCGACGTGGAGAGTGCGGCCATGGTCGTGGAGTCGCTGCCGGACGGCGCCCGGCTGGTGCTGAGCGGTGATCCGGCGGTGCTGTGGTCGGCCGGACCCGGGCGGGTCTTCGCCGATCTGCTCGCCGCACGCGCGTGCCCGCACATCGTCTCGCGCACACCCGATCCCGGCCCGATCGGCGAACTCGTCTCGGGCGTCTCCGTCGGCGAGCTCACCCAGGTCGAGGCGCCGGGCAAGGAAGTCGTGATCGTCCCCGTGCGGGACGCGGGCGAGGCGGTGCACCGGACCGTGCAGCTCGTCGCGGACTCGGTGCCCAGGGCGCTCGGTGTACCGCCGGAGCAGACCCAGGTGATCACGCCGGGGCACGGCGGCGCGGCGGGCACGCGCGCGCTCAACTCCGCCCTCAAGGAGCGGCTGAACCCCGGCCCGGGCCGCTTCGGCGGCTTCGACCCGGGCGACCGGATCGCGTACTCCCCCGCGCCGGGACGGACGGTGCCCGGGCAGGTCGTCAAGGCCGACGCGGACGGGCTGCACCTGGAGTGCGGCGGCGCCCCCGTCGTCGTACCGAAGGAGCGGGTCGAGGCGAGTGTGCGGCACGGGTGGGCGCTCACCGCCCACCAGGCGGTCGGGCTGCACTGGCCGGCCGCCGTCGTGGTGCTGCCCGGGGACGCGGCCCCGTCGCTGACCCGGCCCTGGGTCTACACCGCCTTCGGTCGCGCGGAGCGTCATCTCTCCGTGGTGCACGGCGTGGACCAGGCGCTGCCCCGCGCGGTCGCGGAGGTCCCGGCGAAGGCCCGTACGACCCGGCTGCCGGGCCTGCTCCGGGCCCAGGTGCCGCCGACCGCCTGAGCAGGCGGGTGAACGGGGACGAACGACACAGCGGCGGTCACGGGAAGCCCTGCCTCCCATGACCGCCGCTCTCAGGACGTCACGCCGGATTCGCCGGCCGGCTATCGCCGGCGATCGGCGTCCAGTGGCTCCAGGTCCTCGTCCTCGTCCAGGCCCGCTGCCACCAGGTCCGGATCGAGCTCGTCCTCCAGCAGGTCGTCGTCGTCCTCGATCACGTCGGCGTCGTCGTCGAAGACCGCGCTGACGTCGAACCGGCAGACCACCCGCTCCGCGTCGACCTGGTCGAAGGGAGCCTCCAGCCACTCGCCGGGATCCGCCGGCTCGTCCGAGGCCGTCACCCACAGGGTGGAGTCGGCCTCCTCAAGGCCGAACTCCTTGTGCCGGGAGGCGATCTCGTCCGGCTCGAACTCGCCGAACAGGATGCCAAGAGCCCCGTGCACCGTGCCGGAGACCTCGGCGCCCACGCCGTCGTCGTCCACGGCCTCCACCCGCTGGGCCTGCGCCAGCAGCCGTTGCGGCTCCACCACGGCGTAGTCGCGGCGGATGAGCACACTCAGCGCGTTCGGCTCCTCGGGGCCGGCGTACGGCGGCAGTGCGTCGTCCGTACCCGGGATCTCGAAGGGGGTGACCTCGTCATAACGGTCGTAGAGCAGCTCGTCGTACACCTCGGCGGCCGCGGCCAGCTGGTTGAACGCCTCATAGACATCGGGGTCGTCCTCCCCAGACCGGCGTTCGACCGCCGCCAGGTGGCGGTCGAGCGCGGTCTTGACCGCCTCGGCGGCGGCGCGTACCTCGGCAGCGGTGGGCTGCGCAGCATCAGACATAGAGCAGACGCTATCCGTACCGGGCCTCTGCCCGCACAATAGATGCGATGCCGGAATACGAATTTGTCGACGTGTACGTACCACGCGGGGTCACCCGCAAGGAGGCCACACGTCTGCTCACGGACCATGCCGAGTACGGACACTGGGAGTTGGACCGCCTGAGCCTGCTCCGCGACGGCAGCCGCAAGGTGCGGTTGCGGAGGCGGATCATCCGCCAGGTACGGGCCACGTGGTGAGGTGACCGCGCGGAAACGGAGCGGGCCCCGCAGCTGCGGGGCCCGCTCCGTTCAGCACGCCGCCCGGTGACCGTGCGACGCGTTCCTCCCGTTCGTACCTTTCGTACGGAATCTCCCGTACGGATCTACGCCGAGGCGCGTGCCTTGCGGTAGAGCACGGAGCCCGCGAGCAGCATGCCCGCGCCCATCGGCAGGGCAACGCCCAGCGGCAGGTCCCCACCGGTGTGCGCGAGCTGCGCGGCGGCCCGGGGCTGCGGAACCGTCGGTGCACCGTTCTGGTCGACATACGTGGGGCCGGCCGGAGGCGTCACACCGTGCGCGGTACTGGGCGGTGCGAGCGGAGACACCGGCTGGGCCGGAGTTCCCGGGTGGTGCGGAGTGACCGGGACCTGGGGAGTGACTGGGACCTGGGGAGTGACCGGGACCTGAGGAGTTCCCGGGGTTCCCGGTTGCGCGGGGCCGCCCGGAAGCTGGGGGCTTTCCGGCTGCTGCGGGTTTCCGGGCGGGGGCGGGGTCTCGTGACCGCCGCTGGGGGGCGTGCACGGCTCGTCGGTCTCCGGAGGCGGCGCCGGGTGGCCGCCGCCGCCGTGGTCCCCGGTGGTCGAGCAGTCGTTGCCCGCCACCGCGTTGCCGATGCCGATGACGTCGACGGTGTTGCCGCACAGGTTGACCGGTGCGTCGACCGGGGCCTCCACCTGGTTGCCGGACCCCACGCCCGGCGAGTCGGTGGCGTATCCGCCGGCGTGCGAGCCTTCCCAACCGTGCCAGTCGGCCCAGTCACCGGAGCCGCCGGGGCTGCCCGGGTATCCGAAGCCGCCCGGGGCGCCGGAGTCGCCGTACCAGCCCTGGCCGCCGTACCCGTCGTGACCGCCGTAGCCGCCGCCGTACCCTCCGGGTGAGCCGTGCCCGCCGTAACCGCCGTCGTCGCCGTATCCGCCGGACGAGCCGTGGCCTCCCTGGCCGCCATGACCTCCCTGGTTGCCGTGATTCCCCTGACCACCGTGGTTGCCCTGGTCGCCATGACCGCCGTGCTGGCCCTGGTCGCCGTGTCCGCCCGGGGCGCCGTGGCCGCCGCTACCCTTGCCGCCTCCGCCGTTGGCGCACTTGTTGCCCATCGCCGGGTTGAGCAGGCCGACGGCGCTCACGGTGTTGCCGCAGGCGTTGACCGGCACGCTCACCGGCGCGCTCACGGTGTTGCCGGACAGCACGCCGGGTGAGTTGGAGGCGGCGCCGTTCGCACCCGAGTCTGCGTGCGCCTGGGCGCCGCCGGCGGCGGCCATCACGCCGGTGGCGGCCGCCACGGTCATCAGGCCCTTGCGGGTGACCTCTCGCATTGCTGCATCCCTGCCTTCACATGATGTGTCGTGAACCTTCCGGAACGACCTGTCGGCCCCGGAGCGCAAGCGTTCCGGGGCCGACAGGCTCAGACTCTCTGGGAGTCAGAACCTCACGAAGTGAGGTGCAGCATCAGTTGTTGACGCAGGTGTTGCCGAAGGCGGGGTTCAGCAGACCGATCACGGAGATCGTGTTGCCGCAGACGTTCACCGGGACGTGAACGGGAACCTGAACAACGTTGCCGGACAGAACACCCGGGGAGTGCACGGCAGCACCCTGGGCACCCGCATCGGCGACGGCCAGGCCCGCACCCGCGAGAACCAGACCACCAGTGGCAGCCGCAGCGGCGACGACCTTCTTGATCATTATTCCTCCTTGTTGGCAATGCGATCCCGAGTAGCGGACCGCATCACCAGTAACGAGGAGGGGGCATTAGGGCTACGACCCTATGAGCGCATTCACTCTTCTCAGTCAGTCACGCACATGCGGACGATTGTTGGAGTGTCGTTCAATCGGGTAATTCCGGGCGGATTCGCAGACGTTGGGAACCCGGTGGAACCCCCGGGAACACAGGCCCGGGCGCGGGATTCAGGATGCCCCGATGAAGCGGTCGAGCACACGCACCCCGAACTTCAGCGCGTCGACCGGCACCCTTTCGTCAACACCGTGGAACATGCCCGCGAAGTCCAGCTCCGGCGGCAGCTTCAGCGGCGCGAAGCCGAAGCAGCGGATGCCGAGGTCCGCGAAGGACTTGGCGTCGGTGCCGGCCGAGAGCATGTAGGGCACGGCCCGGGCGATCGGGTCCTCGGCGACCAGCGCGGTCTGCATGGCGTCCACGAGCGCCCCGTCGAAGGAGGTCTCCAGTGCCTTGTCCGCGTGCACGTCCTCGCGCTTCACGTTCGGGCCGAGGATGCGGTCCAGGTCGGCGAGGAACTCCTCCTCGTAGCCGGGCAGATATCGGGCGTCGACGTGCGCGGTGGCCTGGCCCGGAATGACGTTGACCTTGTAACCGGCGCCCAGCTGGGTCGGGTTGGCGGTGTTCTGCAGCGAGGCGCCGATCAGCTTGGCGATACCGCCGAGCTTGGCGAGCGTCGCG contains these protein-coding regions:
- a CDS encoding histidine phosphatase family protein; translation: MPTLILVRHGRSTANTSGVLAGRTPGVALDERGAAQAAALPGRLAELPISEVVTSPLQRCQETIRPLLEARPELRPHTEERITECDYGDWSGRKLAELTDEPLMQVVQAHPSAAAFPGGESMRAMQTRAAEAVREWNARVEADHGADAVYLMCSHGDIIKSLVADALGLHLDLFQRVSVEPCSITAIRYTRLRPFLVRLGDTGDFASLAPREEPPGEDAAVGGGAGAP
- the corA gene encoding magnesium/cobalt transporter CorA, with the translated sequence MIVDCAIYRDGRRTEEPADFSDALDECRADDVGDAFVWVGLHEPTEKEFEQVTQDFGLHPLAVEDALKAHQRPKLEVYDDSLFMVLKPVGYEPKADIVSSGEIMVFIGDSFVVTVRHGEEAPLAAVRHRLEAEPEMLRHGPTAVLYTIADAVVDHYVEVADELGTDLEELEAEVFSPSGGGSRHTASRIYTFKRQILEFRRATGPLATPLGRLSGTGLFGARVPFVHEKAEPFFRDVSDHLTRVNESVEGLDRLVSDVLSAHLAQMSVRQNDDMRKISAFAAMAAFPTMVAGIYGMNFDHMPELRWVWSYPALIAGMAVVEVLLYRMFKRRGWL
- a CDS encoding ferritin-like domain-containing protein; amino-acid sequence: MLSARSLFQEILDNDDSFRLFCSIAAGGESQGGWENARIAALVPASERALAPRISRHGADEDKHGRIFNALMKKRGLQPVDVPADTDYTMLLERRGIGLPHEKLKSDEPLTVRDIVTYLAHSRVTEQRASEEMELLRRHFGDHPDLGRAVRMISRDEDNHLAYCHEELLRFAAAGHGRAIQRTLRECALAEIRVYRDVSLAVMSHMGRVLGWRRPKTALLAAGIRAVYVYERAVGWRRMVSLRMPERRDALGGPATVSPEFA
- a CDS encoding LLM class F420-dependent oxidoreductase, whose product is MQLGINLGYWGAGMDADNLAVAQEADRLGYAVCWAAEAYGSDAATVLTWVAAQTERIDVGSAIFQIPARQPAMTAMTAATLDSLSGGRFRLGLGVSGPQVSEGWYGVKFDKPLSRTREYVEIVRKAMSRERLSHDGEHWTLPLPGGPGKPIKLTVHPEREHIPLYIAAIGPKNLEQTGEIADGALLIFPSAAHIEDTAIQYLRAGREKAGKTLEGFDVCPTLPLAVGDDKDVATLADTFRPYTALYVGGMGSRKQNFYNQLAQRMGYEKEAAEIQDKYLSGDKEGAAAAIPHDLIDQTTLLGSVDRIADRMQAYAAAGVTTLTLAPAGFTLDERLASLRAGTDALERAGLA
- a CDS encoding aldo/keto reductase, giving the protein MEQRHLGRTGLRVSRIGLGTLTWGRDTDEHDAAALLKAFWEAGGTLVDTADVYGDGEAEYLLGQLMEGLVPRRDLVISTKAGSVPDPDRRVDGSRGHLLAALDASLTRLGTDYVDVWHIHAYDPDTPLEETLQALDLAVSSGRARYAGVSNFCGWQLAKAATWQLSAPGIRTRLSSTQLEYSLLQRGIEREVLPAALDLGVGLLPSSPLGRGVLTGKYRNSTPADSRGASEHLAPFVAPYLDDTASRIVDAVQTAADGLAVTPLQVALAWIRDRPGVAAPIVGARNAQQLTAALSVETLSLPDEICRALDDVSAPVHRYPDHDWSTL
- a CDS encoding helix-hairpin-helix domain-containing protein; this encodes MEHAVTTEPDTTEEAEPGTPGTPEEAAQDTADDSSTEQTATAESTENSGGVAGQLSEAEAELAAQRELRERIERRKAEKKGPIASGTKLSGTAADLMAAVRAVESGEKPAAAIAFRAPESRPTSGPGTPAARPSVPPATSPSSAFSSTAVPARRPQPVAPAVGDTASTPEAVEAVRGVLTEGGAPDTLALQVVAALGAGADEQLRADPWQLLQVAGVRPEQADGFARALLGAECGPDDERRGRALTVWLLEQAAVAGHTVLDASALTAALTQRGVPDADTAVQSAVAEGEALEFQDAVEEAALPAAGGQTDEDDADDEAAERPVRVLIGLERYALAEESLADGLARIVNSLPKEAAEDWESSARASGSGSAAELIRAVAGHGLVLHSGGDTARAEPAALVAAARSLGLRVCAAAHTPDGRRRFAALLAPETAPEDASDAVSEPGSESDSVVTVAGLLAGAEGPGRDAEGAFEVDLLVVLDAPQLDVESAAMVVESLPDGARLVLSGDPAVLWSAGPGRVFADLLAARACPHIVSRTPDPGPIGELVSGVSVGELTQVEAPGKEVVIVPVRDAGEAVHRTVQLVADSVPRALGVPPEQTQVITPGHGGAAGTRALNSALKERLNPGPGRFGGFDPGDRIAYSPAPGRTVPGQVVKADADGLHLECGGAPVVVPKERVEASVRHGWALTAHQAVGLHWPAAVVVLPGDAAPSLTRPWVYTAFGRAERHLSVVHGVDQALPRAVAEVPAKARTTRLPGLLRAQVPPTA
- a CDS encoding DUF5703 family protein yields the protein MPEYEFVDVYVPRGVTRKEATRLLTDHAEYGHWELDRLSLLRDGSRKVRLRRRIIRQVRATW
- a CDS encoding chaplin is translated as MREVTRKGLMTVAAATGVMAAAGGAQAHADSGANGAASNSPGVLSGNTVSAPVSVPVNACGNTVSAVGLLNPAMGNKCANGGGGKGSGGHGAPGGHGDQGQHGGHGDQGNHGGQGNHGNQGGHGGQGGHGSSGGYGDDGGYGGHGSPGGYGGGYGGHDGYGGQGWYGDSGAPGGFGYPGSPGGSGDWADWHGWEGSHAGGYATDSPGVGSGNQVEAPVDAPVNLCGNTVDVIGIGNAVAGNDCSTTGDHGGGGHPAPPPETDEPCTPPSGGHETPPPPGNPQQPESPQLPGGPAQPGTPGTPQVPVTPQVPVTPQVPVTPHHPGTPAQPVSPLAPPSTAHGVTPPAGPTYVDQNGAPTVPQPRAAAQLAHTGGDLPLGVALPMGAGMLLAGSVLYRKARASA
- the chpH gene encoding chaplin ChpH, whose amino-acid sequence is MIKKVVAAAAATGGLVLAGAGLAVADAGAQGAAVHSPGVLSGNVVQVPVHVPVNVCGNTISVIGLLNPAFGNTCVNN